A region from the Myxococcus stipitatus genome encodes:
- the folP gene encoding dihydropteroate synthase: protein MIRARLICSERPDDLTLAFRRMGLPRSAREYLLEKVPHAQVLVTGLEKEEGRFLQGLHERSEAPGREEFPVWVPGDMRTRPGTGLLSGRRDQFERLLAAARAEGGPLSRLALAVSRALEADRPPAPLTLGGRTFEWGSRTYVMGIVNVTPDSFSDGGRYLGVEAAIAHGLALVGAGADLLDIGGESTRPGSEGVGADEELARVLPVVQGLRERTDVPLSVDTTKAAVAREVLRAGAHLINDISGFGLDPDLPAVVAEAGAACCLMHMQGTPSTMQQAPHYDDVVDEVLAVLEDAVSRATRAGVPRERILLDPGIGFGKTLEHNLYLLRRLGELRAPGLPLLLGTSRKSFLGRLTGGRPPAERLAATLGSVAAMAALGGADVVRVHDVAQTRDALAVADAIRLARDGGSLMGK, encoded by the coding sequence ATGATTCGAGCCCGCCTCATCTGTTCCGAGCGTCCGGACGACCTGACCCTGGCCTTCCGCCGCATGGGCCTGCCTCGGTCGGCGCGCGAGTACCTGCTGGAGAAGGTGCCCCACGCCCAGGTGCTCGTCACCGGGCTGGAGAAGGAGGAGGGCCGCTTCCTCCAGGGGCTGCACGAGCGGTCGGAGGCGCCCGGGCGCGAGGAGTTCCCGGTCTGGGTTCCCGGCGACATGCGCACGCGGCCCGGCACGGGGCTGCTGTCCGGGCGGAGGGACCAGTTCGAGCGGTTGCTCGCGGCGGCCCGCGCGGAAGGGGGCCCGCTTTCGCGGCTGGCCCTGGCGGTGTCCCGGGCGTTGGAGGCGGACAGGCCTCCCGCGCCGCTGACGTTGGGCGGCAGGACGTTCGAATGGGGTTCGCGGACCTACGTCATGGGCATCGTCAACGTGACGCCCGACAGCTTCTCCGACGGCGGACGGTACCTGGGGGTGGAGGCCGCCATCGCGCATGGGCTGGCCCTGGTGGGCGCGGGCGCGGACCTGCTGGACATCGGCGGCGAGTCCACGCGGCCCGGCTCCGAGGGCGTGGGCGCGGACGAGGAGCTCGCGCGGGTGCTGCCCGTCGTCCAGGGGCTGCGCGAGCGGACGGACGTGCCGTTGTCGGTGGACACCACGAAGGCGGCCGTGGCGCGAGAGGTGCTGCGCGCCGGGGCCCACCTCATCAACGACATCAGCGGCTTCGGGCTCGACCCGGACCTGCCCGCCGTGGTGGCGGAAGCGGGCGCCGCCTGTTGCCTCATGCACATGCAGGGAACGCCGAGCACCATGCAGCAGGCCCCCCACTACGACGACGTGGTGGACGAGGTGCTCGCGGTGCTGGAGGACGCGGTGTCGCGCGCGACGAGGGCGGGGGTGCCGCGCGAGCGCATCCTGCTCGACCCGGGCATCGGCTTCGGCAAGACACTCGAGCACAACCTCTACCTGCTGCGGCGGCTGGGGGAGTTGCGCGCCCCGGGGTTGCCCCTGCTGTTGGGCACCAGCCGCAAGAGCTTCCTCGGACGGCTGACGGGTGGCAGGCCACCGGCCGAGCGGCTGGCGGCGACGCTGGGGTCCGTGGCGGCGATGGCCGCGCTCGGGGGCGCGGATGTCGTGCGGGTGCATGACGTCGCGCAGACGCGGGACGCGCTGGCGGTCGCGGACGCCATCCGGCTCGCTCGGGACGGCGGCTCCCTCATGGGGAAGTAG
- a CDS encoding TIGR04563 family protein: MATTDHRKQSLYFPEDMLEEIQREATRQDRSLSWIVQQAWKVARAEIRKMPSVNDVLSTPPRPAATAVSTTASTATPLVAAAPNPDEPKS; the protein is encoded by the coding sequence ATGGCCACCACCGACCACCGCAAGCAAAGCCTCTACTTCCCCGAGGACATGCTGGAGGAGATCCAGCGAGAGGCCACTCGGCAGGACCGCTCGCTGTCGTGGATCGTCCAGCAGGCCTGGAAGGTGGCGCGCGCCGAGATTCGGAAGATGCCGTCGGTCAACGACGTGCTGAGCACGCCGCCGCGTCCCGCCGCCACCGCGGTGTCCACGACGGCGTCGACCGCCACTCCCCTGGTGGCGGCCGCTCCAAATCCGGACGAGCCCAAGTCCTGA
- the tilS gene encoding tRNA lysidine(34) synthetase TilS: MARTAPKTSLLTRALMEAYARLGLEGRSVLLAVSGGADSVALLVGTALVAPRLRLRAEVATLDHGLRPESRAEVRAVAALAARLGLECHARSLGLADGAGVEARARQARYAALEALRVERGLDAVATAHTADDQAETLVMRLARGASLRGAVGIQESRPGLVRPLLGRTREELVGFLAERGVDYSTDPMNADPAFFRTRVRADVLPALSRAAGFAVQPHLAAFARWAAEDDALLSGMAESAWRRLRLEDGALDAVGVRALEPPLRRRVLVRLLAEHAVATDEPTLSRVLRAVEEGGSATVGRGLRLRATSGRVRCVGTPERQGRADDASPGPTLRLEGEGARGGLGGTGWDFRVAPSVPPAGVHGLALEASTCWPLTVRTRRPGDRVRTPAGQRRLQDVLVDLRVPAESRDARPVVVDAAGTVVWLPGLWSPPPRAEVSGHYLWATPPGPSNQRTSSL, from the coding sequence ATGGCTCGCACTGCCCCCAAGACCTCGTTGCTCACGCGCGCCCTGATGGAGGCGTACGCGCGCCTCGGACTCGAGGGCCGCTCGGTGTTGCTGGCCGTCTCCGGAGGGGCGGACTCCGTCGCGCTCCTCGTGGGGACGGCGCTCGTGGCCCCTCGACTGCGGCTGCGCGCGGAGGTGGCCACGCTCGACCATGGCCTGCGGCCCGAGTCACGGGCGGAGGTGCGAGCCGTGGCCGCGCTGGCCGCGCGCCTGGGGCTCGAGTGTCACGCGCGCTCGCTGGGGCTGGCGGACGGCGCGGGCGTCGAGGCGCGCGCGCGCCAAGCCCGGTACGCGGCGCTGGAGGCCCTGCGCGTGGAGCGGGGGCTGGACGCGGTGGCCACCGCGCACACCGCGGATGACCAGGCGGAGACGCTCGTGATGCGTCTGGCGCGGGGGGCCTCGCTGCGCGGCGCGGTGGGCATCCAGGAGTCCCGCCCCGGGCTCGTCCGGCCGCTGCTCGGGCGGACGCGGGAGGAGCTGGTGGGGTTCCTGGCGGAAAGGGGTGTCGACTATTCGACAGACCCGATGAACGCCGACCCCGCGTTCTTCCGGACGCGGGTGCGGGCGGACGTGCTGCCGGCCCTGTCGCGCGCGGCGGGCTTCGCGGTGCAGCCCCACCTGGCCGCGTTCGCGCGGTGGGCGGCGGAGGACGACGCGCTGCTGTCGGGCATGGCGGAGTCGGCGTGGCGCCGCCTGCGGCTGGAGGATGGCGCGCTGGACGCGGTGGGCGTGCGCGCGCTGGAGCCGCCGCTGCGGCGCCGGGTCCTCGTCCGGCTGCTGGCCGAGCACGCGGTGGCGACCGACGAGCCGACGCTGTCGCGCGTGCTGCGCGCGGTGGAGGAGGGCGGCAGCGCGACGGTGGGGCGGGGGCTGCGGCTGCGCGCCACCAGCGGGCGCGTGCGCTGCGTGGGCACCCCTGAGCGCCAGGGGCGCGCGGACGACGCCTCGCCGGGTCCGACGCTGCGCCTGGAGGGCGAGGGAGCCCGGGGCGGGCTGGGGGGCACGGGATGGGACTTCCGCGTGGCCCCAAGTGTGCCGCCCGCGGGCGTCCACGGGCTGGCGCTCGAGGCGAGCACGTGCTGGCCGCTCACCGTGCGGACGCGCAGGCCGGGAGATCGGGTGCGCACCCCGGCGGGACAACGGCGGCTCCAGGACGTGTTGGTGGATCTCCGGGTGCCCGCGGAGTCGAGAGATGCGCGGCCAGTGGTGGTCGACGCCGCGGGCACGGTGGTGTGGCTTCCGGGGCTCTGGTCACCCCCGCCTCGGGCGGAGGTTTCCGGACATTACCTCTGGGCGACTCCCCCGGGTCCGAGCAATCAACGGACCTCTTCGTTATAG
- a CDS encoding TIGR04563 family protein → MAGTDKRKQSLYFPEEMLKEIQEEANRQDRSLSWVVQQAWKIARERIKSFPAVNDVTGDERQDPREE, encoded by the coding sequence ATGGCAGGCACCGACAAGCGCAAGCAGTCGCTGTACTTCCCCGAGGAGATGCTGAAGGAGATCCAGGAGGAAGCGAACCGCCAGGACCGCTCCCTGTCGTGGGTCGTGCAGCAGGCATGGAAGATCGCCCGCGAGCGCATCAAGTCGTTCCCCGCCGTCAATGACGTGACTGGCGACGAGCGCCAGGACCCGCGCGAGGAGTAG
- the glmM gene encoding phosphoglucosamine mutase has product MAYRMNTAPKEERASQKLFGTDGVRGKANVHPMTAEVAMQLGRALAYLIRNGPHRHRVIVGKDTRLSGYMLEQALAAGLTSMGVDVELVGPLPTPGISNLTTSMRADAGAVISASHNPYEDNGIKFFWRDGFKLPDETEGKIEELLSTGAIDSIRPTATKIGRAFRMEDARGRYIVFLKATFPRELTLEGLTIVVDCANGAAYKTAPSVLEELGAKVITLGVSPDGKNINHKCGALFPENLARMVLKHGAHLGIALDGDADRLIVVDEKGKVVDGDAIMAICTGELVARKQLKKKMLVSTVMSNVGLERAVARWGVKVARTRVGDRYVVEEMRRNGYNLGGEQSGHLIFLDHTTTGDGTLAALQLLAVMCRAGKPLSELASIFEPVPQTLVNVVVKQKKELGELPDVMKVIKAVEQKLGNSGRVLVRFSGTEPKARVLVEGEDATRNDAFAKEIADALAKALNR; this is encoded by the coding sequence ATGGCGTACAGGATGAACACCGCTCCCAAGGAGGAGCGGGCGTCGCAGAAGCTGTTCGGGACGGATGGTGTTCGTGGCAAGGCGAACGTCCACCCGATGACAGCGGAGGTCGCGATGCAGCTCGGACGAGCGCTCGCGTATCTCATCCGCAACGGGCCGCACCGCCACCGCGTCATCGTGGGCAAGGACACCCGCCTGTCGGGCTACATGCTGGAGCAGGCGCTCGCCGCGGGCCTCACCTCCATGGGGGTCGACGTCGAGCTGGTGGGGCCGCTTCCGACGCCGGGCATCTCCAACCTCACCACGTCCATGCGCGCGGACGCGGGCGCGGTCATCTCCGCGTCCCACAACCCGTACGAGGACAACGGCATCAAGTTCTTCTGGCGCGACGGCTTCAAGCTGCCGGACGAGACGGAGGGGAAGATCGAGGAGCTGCTGTCCACGGGCGCCATCGACTCCATCCGGCCCACCGCGACGAAGATTGGCCGTGCCTTCCGCATGGAGGACGCGCGGGGCCGCTACATCGTCTTCCTCAAGGCGACCTTCCCGCGCGAGCTGACGCTGGAGGGGTTGACCATCGTCGTGGACTGCGCCAACGGCGCGGCCTACAAGACGGCGCCCTCCGTGCTGGAGGAGCTGGGCGCGAAGGTCATCACGCTCGGCGTGTCGCCGGACGGCAAGAACATCAACCACAAGTGTGGCGCGCTGTTCCCGGAGAACCTGGCGCGCATGGTGCTCAAGCACGGCGCCCACCTGGGCATCGCCCTGGACGGCGACGCCGACCGCCTCATCGTCGTGGACGAGAAGGGCAAGGTCGTGGATGGCGACGCCATCATGGCCATCTGCACGGGCGAGCTCGTGGCCCGCAAGCAGCTGAAGAAGAAGATGCTGGTGTCCACGGTGATGAGCAACGTCGGCCTGGAGCGCGCCGTGGCGCGCTGGGGCGTGAAGGTGGCTCGCACGCGCGTGGGAGACCGCTACGTCGTCGAGGAGATGCGCCGCAACGGCTACAACCTGGGTGGCGAGCAGAGCGGCCACCTCATCTTCCTGGACCACACCACGACGGGCGACGGCACCCTGGCCGCGCTCCAGCTGCTGGCCGTCATGTGCCGCGCGGGCAAGCCCCTGAGCGAGCTGGCCTCCATCTTCGAGCCCGTGCCCCAGACGCTGGTCAACGTGGTGGTGAAGCAGAAGAAGGAGCTGGGCGAGCTGCCGGACGTGATGAAGGTCATCAAGGCCGTGGAGCAGAAGCTGGGCAACTCGGGCCGCGTCCTCGTCCGCTTCTCCGGCACCGAGCCCAAGGCGCGCGTCCTCGTCGAGGGCGAGGACGCCACGCGCAACGACGCGTTCGCGAAGGAGATCGCCGACGCGCTCGCCAAGGCGCTCAACCGCTGA
- a CDS encoding TonB-dependent receptor domain-containing protein produces the protein MNTALARATLVSLVLFVAVPVRAEEPSLLHSAPARAIAGLPLKLDGTLVDGARILEMYVRYRGPGEPYARVQMERQYGDLYRGIIPAEHMVPPGVEYYVEGVTADGEHVAIFQTEARPARVLVAGDAPASTATRTPTSTEPRPSLSADERPVSRSADERPASRLPMPPPPAEKPRSGTAASRPAPAPAASSREDDSLAALTAELPEDAPAAPAREPRATTAPSREPVSTTAREPTSTREAGAGGRPGSSTRGTASSREPASSRDTSAERDASSGRDAYASSSRASADVEPAHSELEDDLALYTAEDTLALATRHEEKVQKVPAIGASFNRDQISALGARTVADVLDVVPGLTVSRDVQGFHRTAIRGLRNDAEVLFLLNGHRLNNFFDGKALMNLPVENLERIEVIRGPGSALYGAGAFLGVVNIVTDTSDGVRSAVSAGGFPEKDDRLAVTVNGHASAGQSFGDLRLFADVDIWNQSGDSNIIEHDSLDDEAISQGLRDVEDPAGKTQDDRFLLNLGGGATYVMGDAGKLGASVRFLTENRTALLGLFDAVAEDSELKWNVLMADVSWEKHVGASVLLRARAGFDQQTTDRRFQLTPSGFRTGPDANQLFDEGMREQTHVSVRTLTGGLDADVTLAPSNRLSLGLVLEQQSLGDYEYETNYTLDTRVRPDGFARPEGLADLLELADGAVSRRLTVGLFAQDQWTVVAPLTLTFGVRVDATQLPEIDGSGTITGTSFVTRINPRVGLVFSATDSLVLKALYGRAFRAPTLQELAERIPDTDYSQGRFEGNPSLQPATVDTFELGADLIQAAGDARVRLRANAFLELFSSPIVPVDTSGNIVPLRNRELGVRVYGIEGEARLEASKRASAWFNASISRAQDMELPPQSRLLTDTPQARFNAGVSMPIGAWVNFDLVVRAGAERRNNSRSVLELIRRYKIPAYSLITAQVRSEPILDIWEVALVAHNVFDHDMRDDVPRPDRVSENLPREGMSGYLTVRAHF, from the coding sequence TTGAACACCGCACTCGCTCGCGCGACCCTCGTCAGCCTCGTTCTCTTCGTGGCGGTACCCGTCCGCGCCGAGGAACCCTCGCTTCTCCACTCCGCGCCCGCCCGCGCCATCGCCGGCCTCCCGCTGAAGCTGGATGGGACGCTCGTGGACGGCGCACGCATCCTCGAGATGTACGTGCGCTACCGGGGGCCCGGGGAGCCCTACGCCCGGGTGCAGATGGAGCGCCAGTACGGCGACCTCTACCGGGGCATCATCCCCGCCGAACACATGGTCCCGCCCGGCGTCGAGTACTACGTCGAGGGCGTCACCGCGGATGGCGAGCACGTGGCCATCTTCCAGACGGAGGCACGTCCCGCGCGCGTGCTGGTGGCGGGGGACGCGCCCGCGTCCACGGCCACCAGGACCCCGACGAGCACGGAGCCGCGTCCGTCGCTCTCCGCCGACGAGCGTCCCGTGTCCCGCTCCGCGGACGAGCGCCCCGCGTCCCGGCTCCCGATGCCGCCTCCACCGGCCGAGAAGCCGCGGTCCGGGACGGCGGCCTCGCGTCCGGCGCCCGCGCCCGCCGCCTCCAGCCGGGAGGATGACTCGCTGGCGGCCCTCACGGCGGAGCTGCCCGAGGATGCCCCCGCCGCGCCCGCTCGCGAGCCGCGCGCGACCACCGCGCCCTCCCGGGAGCCCGTGTCCACGACCGCGCGCGAGCCGACGTCCACGCGCGAGGCGGGGGCGGGGGGGCGGCCTGGGTCGTCCACGCGCGGCACGGCCTCTTCTCGCGAGCCCGCCTCCAGCCGTGACACGAGCGCCGAGAGGGACGCGTCCTCGGGCCGCGACGCCTACGCGTCCTCGTCGCGGGCGTCCGCCGACGTGGAGCCCGCTCACTCGGAGCTCGAGGACGACCTGGCGCTCTACACCGCCGAGGACACGCTGGCGCTGGCGACACGCCACGAGGAGAAGGTCCAGAAGGTGCCGGCCATCGGCGCGTCCTTCAACCGCGATCAGATCAGCGCGCTCGGCGCCCGCACCGTGGCGGACGTGCTGGACGTGGTCCCGGGCCTCACCGTCAGCCGGGACGTGCAGGGCTTCCACCGCACGGCCATCCGCGGCCTGCGCAACGACGCGGAGGTGCTCTTCCTCCTCAACGGGCACCGCCTCAACAACTTCTTCGACGGCAAGGCCCTGATGAACCTCCCGGTCGAGAACCTGGAGCGCATCGAGGTCATCCGTGGGCCGGGCTCCGCGCTCTACGGCGCCGGGGCGTTCCTGGGCGTGGTCAACATCGTCACCGACACCTCGGACGGCGTGCGCAGCGCGGTGTCCGCCGGAGGCTTCCCGGAGAAGGACGACCGGCTCGCCGTCACCGTGAACGGCCACGCCTCCGCCGGGCAGTCGTTCGGCGACCTGCGGCTCTTCGCCGACGTGGACATCTGGAACCAGTCGGGCGACTCCAACATCATCGAGCACGACAGCCTCGACGACGAGGCCATCTCCCAGGGCCTGCGCGACGTGGAGGACCCCGCGGGCAAGACGCAGGACGACCGCTTCCTGCTCAACCTGGGCGGCGGCGCCACCTACGTCATGGGCGACGCGGGCAAGCTGGGTGCCTCCGTGCGCTTCCTCACCGAGAATCGCACCGCGCTGCTGGGACTCTTCGACGCGGTGGCCGAGGACTCCGAGTTGAAGTGGAACGTCCTCATGGCGGACGTCTCCTGGGAGAAGCACGTGGGGGCCTCGGTGCTGCTGCGCGCCCGCGCGGGGTTCGATCAGCAGACCACGGACCGGCGCTTCCAGCTGACGCCCAGCGGCTTCCGCACCGGGCCGGACGCCAACCAGCTGTTCGATGAGGGAATGCGCGAGCAGACGCACGTCTCCGTCCGCACCCTCACCGGAGGCCTGGACGCCGACGTGACGCTGGCGCCCTCCAACCGCCTGTCGCTGGGCCTGGTGCTGGAGCAGCAGTCGCTGGGCGACTACGAATACGAGACGAACTACACGCTGGATACGCGCGTGCGTCCGGACGGCTTCGCCCGGCCCGAGGGGCTCGCGGACCTGCTGGAGCTGGCGGACGGCGCCGTGTCGCGGCGGCTCACCGTGGGCCTGTTCGCGCAGGACCAGTGGACGGTGGTCGCCCCGCTGACGCTCACCTTCGGCGTGCGCGTGGACGCCACGCAGCTGCCGGAGATCGACGGCAGCGGCACCATCACCGGCACCAGCTTCGTGACGCGCATCAACCCCCGCGTGGGCCTGGTGTTCTCCGCGACGGACTCGCTGGTGCTCAAGGCGCTGTACGGGCGGGCCTTCCGCGCGCCGACGCTCCAGGAGCTGGCGGAGCGCATCCCGGACACGGACTACAGCCAGGGCCGCTTCGAGGGCAACCCGAGCCTGCAGCCCGCCACGGTGGACACCTTCGAGCTGGGCGCGGACCTCATCCAGGCCGCGGGCGACGCGCGCGTGCGCCTGCGCGCCAACGCGTTCCTGGAGCTGTTCTCCTCGCCCATCGTCCCGGTGGACACGTCCGGCAACATCGTCCCGCTGCGCAACCGCGAGCTGGGCGTTCGCGTGTACGGCATCGAAGGCGAGGCGCGCCTGGAGGCCTCCAAGCGCGCGAGCGCGTGGTTCAACGCGAGCATCTCCCGCGCCCAGGACATGGAGCTGCCGCCGCAGTCCCGCCTGCTGACGGACACGCCCCAGGCCCGCTTCAACGCGGGCGTCTCCATGCCCATTGGCGCCTGGGTGAACTTCGATCTGGTCGTCCGCGCCGGCGCCGAGCGGCGCAACAACAGCCGCTCCGTGCTGGAGCTCATCCGCCGGTACAAGATTCCCGCCTACAGCCTCATCACCGCGCAGGTCCGCAGCGAGCCCATCCTCGACATCTGGGAGGTGGCGCTCGTGGCGCACAACGTCTTCGACCACGACATGCGTGACGACGTGCCGCGCCCGGACCGCGTCAGCGAGAACCTGCCGCGCGAAGGCATGTCCGGCTACCTCACCGTGAGGGCCCACTTCTGA
- a CDS encoding 5'-nucleotidase C-terminal domain-containing protein has translation MRPTRLLLTAIALASPLAGCISYNDSCQPLVADPEAVVGYLGEDVQLDKAFTRHDNNALGQLVADAFMHAEDGSARPADMGIVNGGSLRAEGLCYTRMSLKKGPLTDGVLHEIILFENLVVTVDLTERELVDMMEASVASLYLEGQAITSPSGAFLQVSEGTKVTVNCGAEGRSRITSLVVGGRTVNLASPSTDPSIRYRVAMPSFLLEGGDGYGSVFGNAGQNPDRNPVQARKLGGTDANIASAYMREKYPSPVQALTEDASRVTFVNCALPARPAGR, from the coding sequence ATGCGTCCGACCCGTCTGCTGCTCACCGCCATCGCCCTGGCCTCGCCGCTGGCCGGGTGCATCTCCTACAACGACTCGTGCCAGCCGCTCGTCGCCGACCCGGAGGCCGTCGTCGGCTACCTGGGCGAGGACGTCCAGCTCGACAAGGCCTTCACCCGCCACGACAACAACGCGCTCGGGCAGCTGGTGGCGGACGCGTTCATGCACGCCGAGGACGGCTCCGCGCGCCCCGCGGACATGGGCATCGTCAACGGCGGCTCCCTGCGCGCCGAGGGCCTCTGCTACACGCGCATGTCGCTGAAGAAGGGCCCCCTGACCGACGGCGTGCTGCACGAGATCATCCTCTTCGAGAACCTCGTGGTGACGGTGGACCTCACCGAGCGCGAGCTGGTGGACATGATGGAGGCGAGCGTCGCCAGCCTCTATCTGGAAGGGCAGGCCATCACCTCGCCCTCGGGCGCGTTCCTCCAGGTGTCCGAGGGGACGAAGGTGACCGTGAACTGCGGGGCCGAGGGGCGCTCGCGCATCACCTCGCTCGTCGTGGGGGGCAGGACGGTGAACCTGGCGTCGCCGAGCACCGACCCGAGCATCCGCTACCGCGTGGCGATGCCGAGCTTCCTGCTCGAGGGCGGCGACGGGTATGGAAGCGTGTTCGGCAACGCCGGTCAGAATCCGGACCGCAACCCGGTCCAGGCGCGCAAGCTGGGTGGGACGGACGCGAACATCGCGTCGGCGTACATGCGAGAGAAGTACCCCTCGCCCGTCCAGGCGCTCACCGAGGACGCGTCCCGCGTGACATTCGTGAACTGCGCGCTGCCCGCCCGACCCGCCGGCAGGTGA
- the ftsH gene encoding ATP-dependent zinc metalloprotease FtsH, giving the protein MRSTYKTIGLWVILIVLFVAFYNFFSQSNDQVTEPSFTQLLTKVEEKKVKEVAVKGNTYSGKFSDTNEKFRTTGPAPDAAMLNQLRKDGVDVKYEREEQNSLWLTILGQWMPVVFLFLFFIFFMRQLQGGSGKAMTFGKSKAKLLSESHNKVTFADVAGVDECKEELEEIVAFLKDPKKFTKLGGRIPKGVLMMGPPGTGKTLLARAVAGEAGVPFFSISGSDFVEMFVGVGASRVRDLFEQGKKNAPCIIFIDEIDAVGRHRGAGLGGGHDEREQTLNQLLVEMDGFESNDGVILIAATNRPDVLDPALQRPGRFDRRIVVPRPDLKGRLGVLKVHTRRVPLAPEVDLEVIARGTPGMTGADLENLVNESALMAARQNKERVDLSDFEAAKDKVFMGPERRSMIMTEKEKKNTAVHEAGHALLAKLLPGCDPLHKVTIIPRGQALGVTWSLPTEDKVNGYKKQMLDQISMAMGGRIAEELLFNEMSSGAANDIERATETARAMVCRWGMSEKLGPLAFGKSDGEVFLGRDFNASKDYSEDTARQIDAEVRSIVVGCYERGKNLLVENLEALKRVSDALVEYETLDAEDVNILLQGGQLTRERPPPRINAPPKATEKKDKRKILDALEGLPKMEPNKA; this is encoded by the coding sequence GTGCGTTCGACTTACAAGACCATCGGGCTCTGGGTCATCCTGATCGTCCTCTTCGTCGCCTTCTACAACTTCTTCTCCCAGAGCAATGACCAGGTCACGGAGCCGTCCTTCACCCAGCTCCTGACGAAGGTGGAGGAGAAGAAGGTCAAGGAGGTGGCCGTCAAGGGCAACACCTACTCCGGCAAGTTCTCCGACACGAACGAGAAGTTCCGCACGACGGGGCCGGCTCCCGACGCCGCGATGCTCAACCAGCTTCGCAAGGACGGCGTCGACGTGAAGTACGAGCGGGAGGAGCAGAACAGCCTCTGGCTGACCATCCTCGGCCAGTGGATGCCGGTGGTCTTCCTGTTCCTGTTCTTCATCTTCTTCATGCGCCAGCTCCAGGGCGGCAGCGGCAAGGCGATGACCTTCGGGAAGTCGAAGGCCAAGCTGCTCAGCGAGAGCCACAACAAGGTCACGTTCGCGGACGTGGCCGGCGTGGACGAGTGCAAGGAGGAGCTGGAGGAGATCGTCGCCTTCCTCAAGGACCCCAAGAAGTTCACCAAGCTGGGCGGCCGCATCCCCAAGGGCGTGCTGATGATGGGGCCGCCGGGCACGGGCAAGACGCTGCTCGCCCGCGCGGTGGCCGGCGAGGCCGGCGTGCCGTTCTTCTCCATCTCCGGTTCGGACTTCGTGGAGATGTTCGTGGGCGTCGGCGCCAGCCGCGTGCGCGATCTGTTCGAGCAGGGCAAGAAGAACGCCCCCTGCATCATCTTCATCGACGAGATCGACGCCGTGGGCCGCCACCGTGGCGCGGGCCTGGGCGGCGGTCACGACGAGCGCGAGCAGACGCTCAACCAGCTGCTCGTGGAGATGGACGGCTTCGAGTCCAACGACGGCGTCATCCTCATCGCCGCCACCAACCGTCCGGACGTGCTGGATCCGGCGCTGCAGCGTCCCGGTCGCTTCGACCGCCGCATCGTGGTGCCGCGTCCCGACCTGAAGGGCCGCCTGGGCGTGCTGAAGGTGCACACCCGCCGCGTGCCGCTGGCGCCGGAGGTGGACCTGGAGGTCATCGCCCGCGGTACGCCGGGCATGACGGGCGCGGACCTGGAGAACCTGGTCAACGAGTCGGCGCTGATGGCCGCGCGGCAGAACAAGGAGCGCGTGGACCTCAGTGACTTCGAGGCCGCCAAGGACAAGGTCTTCATGGGGCCGGAGCGCCGGTCCATGATCATGACCGAGAAGGAGAAGAAGAACACCGCGGTGCACGAGGCGGGGCACGCGCTGCTCGCCAAGCTGCTGCCGGGCTGCGACCCTCTCCACAAGGTCACCATCATCCCGCGTGGCCAGGCCCTGGGCGTGACGTGGAGCCTGCCGACCGAGGACAAGGTCAACGGCTACAAGAAGCAGATGCTGGACCAGATCTCCATGGCCATGGGTGGCCGCATCGCCGAGGAGCTGCTCTTCAACGAGATGAGCAGCGGCGCGGCGAACGACATCGAGCGGGCCACGGAGACGGCGCGCGCCATGGTGTGCCGCTGGGGCATGAGCGAGAAGCTGGGGCCCCTGGCGTTCGGCAAGAGCGACGGCGAGGTGTTCCTGGGCCGCGACTTCAACGCGTCCAAGGACTACTCCGAGGACACGGCCCGGCAGATCGACGCCGAGGTTCGCAGCATCGTCGTGGGCTGCTACGAGCGCGGCAAGAACCTGCTGGTGGAGAACCTGGAGGCGCTCAAGCGCGTCTCCGACGCCCTGGTGGAGTACGAGACGCTCGACGCCGAGGACGTGAACATCCTCCTGCAGGGCGGTCAGCTCACCCGTGAGCGCCCGCCCCCGCGCATCAACGCGCCGCCGAAGGCGACGGAGAAGAAGGACAAGCGGAAGATCCTCGACGCGCTCGAGGGCCTGCCGAAGATGGAGCCGAACAAGGCGTAG